The Trypanosoma brucei brucei TREU927 chromosome 9, whole genome shotgun sequence genome includes a window with the following:
- a CDS encoding protein kinase, putative → MCALRDIASTSPLGDAIRDRIKGGIIITTGEGAGSSPASTINSSPLGMGRGSDDSAHSPRSGNPLGWEGLEGQSLPFFGTRSRDGTDTCIHSHSYDQPHVCPISMERNLRPSSSVSWLCDETLSEGLAGSPKSSFSPLVASPRFVNLRDSVVAASPLDYSEEHSPRFASGPSERGGSFCSQFSDNIALGKQLQGALANPTLWCSKEESPRSTAASPHSPRVGCSGNCLESPDLKVASASQPGPAAPSHDPWKKALRCLTITATLQMLLFVVVFATHYFVTTWVLVQIQAKCTNSSLAPARCHTFIGDRRPHRLGFITTENFTVVGTLSGFVATALGVMILRYLLWHTLRSFSMGTVSLICRVAPLLQQDKDAIVYQLQVATSFSRKEASDAGNKERSETSQPNDKKTGYAPNRLCDHKGGSPICVLDSSCNIPKVNTSYENFHELAGPDFAGGRVPLRAVRSHEIIPVSSSPLLKNLDRSNKFSTPTAVRHNYWSVREVRASDSTSLSTQQSDACIDAFALPRPRELKVCCDVEGHPLKTNLHKHADPDKFDSATTNSSQEVTGRKEDTQESSSCKTKSDFSTSNSDQLLLETFGSKNAMLSNSGFLAQQVTFLVCRLFLPALDLEMEGVVTTKRLRAVQAMSQQFTEVVLRVAREEFGVPFDIRLDSVVVTFHTPSGPNSVNLVRPRDCAFRLVSELQKLESQWARTSSLPFVWGIAMHLSQLLVGVIRTPSGRTSSLYGEEVRLAYRVTELCRILDCPLLMLQPCYDVFRVCVTAVPVDVIHRRTCGGDVRIYLYDPKAPKERECVGSSREQYAPLMAAFGLMCEKRFSQASEQLEKVLELDHNAPRLHRLCKYLAQEHEGEKMNSSLSDITRYVREGPQWCAVDREAKKFIRKKIEKAGMSIDMNATSLSVSQYPFNDVVEPGCAQGISEEYRLLHRVANSCAMMDLSRFGQCECHVSPQYYAAPGSFQPNEIQSECALVTLRQNTLMNSSITRDVCIVTHQRSSSACGVMPECNYKSDRTIAVVAPPHGENTIQNGDCYNKAERLEFDIYGPVGAGSFGRVYRGLHPDGNIVAIKEYPVPSMDENNPEIQSTLSEIRMLSASHHKNIVRYVDRCFQNGCLYIITEFVSGGSLAALVETFHGLPCDIIRRYTGDILRGLQYLHDRQIVHRDISPNNVLVSIDGVCKLSDFGGAVECAMQPPTSEDNVTLTSDEKSPTRKRTMVLTTESDYCSTGSTTLKTCFGTPVCMSPEACMGVVDPRNDIWGLGITLCFCVACSYPWSQEDTADVRSFISKLRRGCISPEPPFDLMDVHFADFVRQCLKRDAKDRPSASELLFHDFMVN, encoded by the coding sequence ATGTGTGCCTTAAGGGATATCGCGTCAACTTCGCCTTTAGGTGATGCCATTCGTGACCGCATTAAGGGAGGTATAATTATTACTACTGGTGAGGGAGCTGGTTCTTCTCCAGCCTCCACAATAAACTCGAGCCCACTTGGGATGGGTAGAGGAAGTGATGATAGTGCACACAGCCCCCGCTCTGGGAATCCGCTCGGGTGGGAGGGGCTGGAGGGACAGTCCTTGCCGTTCTTTGGCACGAGGTCACGGGATGGGACGGATACCTGTATTCACTCACATTCATATGACCAACCACATGTCTGCCCAATATCTATGGAGAGAAACCTGAGGCCAAGCAGTAGCGTTTCGTGGTTATGTGATGAAACCTTGTCGGAGGGTTTAGCCGGCTCACCGAAATCATCATTCTCTCCACTGGTTGCTTCTCCACGGTTCGTCAACCTTCGCGATTCTGTGGTTGCGGCCTCACCATTGGACTATTCTGAAGAGCACTCACCGCGTTTCGCCAGTGGCCCTTCTGAACGAGGCGGTTCATTTTGTTCACAGTTTTCAGACAACATTGCATTAGGAAAACAGTTGCAAGGTGCCCTCGCAAACCCAACTCTGTGGTGCTCCAAGGAGGAATCACCTCGTAGCACTGCGGCGTCGCCGCACTCTCCGCGTGTTGGCTGTTCGGGAAACTGTCTGGAGAGTCCTGATCTCAAAGTTGCCTCCGCTTCTCAACCAGGTCCCGCAGCCCCCTCGCATGATCCATGGAAGAAAGCACTACGTTGTCTTACAATTACTGCTACATTGCAAATGCTTTTATTCGTAGTGGTATTTGCGACTCATTACTTTGTGACTACATGGGTCTTAGTACAGATTCAGGCAAAATGCACAAACAGCAGTTTAGCACCAGCGCGTTGCCACACATTTATTGGGGACCGCCGGCCTCACCGTCTTGGATTCATCACCACGGAAAACTTCACTGttgttggcacattgtcaggTTTCGTAGCCACAGCTCTTGGAGTGATGATACTGCGGTATCTACTGTGGCATACGCTGCGTTCCTTTTCGATGGGGACAGTAAGTTTGATTTGCCGTGTGGCGCCTTTACTACAACAAGACAAGGATGCAATTGTTTACCAACTGCAGGTGGCGACCAGTTTTTCAAGGAAAGAAGCTTCAGATGCTGGCAACAAGGAAAGGAGTGAAACCTCTCAGCCGAATGATAAGAAAACCGGTTACGCACCCAATCGTTTATGTGACCATAAAGGAGGTTCCCCCATTTGTGTGTTGGATTCGTCTTGTAACATTCCAAAAGTTAATACCAGCTATGAAAATTTCCACGAATTGGCTGGACCTGATTTTGCCGGTGGTCGCGTCCCCCTGCGTGCGGTGCGGTCACACGAGATAATCCCTGTCTcgtcttcccctcttttaaaaaatttggaTCGCTCGAATAAATTCTCGACACCGACTGCAGTCAGGCACAACTACTGGTCAGTAAGGGAGGTTAGGGCTTCAGATTCCACTTCCTTGAGCACTCAGCAGTCTGATGCATGTATCGATGCGTTTGCACTACCGCGCCCCCGTGAGCTCAAAGTTTGCTGCGACGTGGAAGGTCATCCTCTGAAGACGAACTTGCACAAGCACGCAGATCCTGATAAGTTCGATTCCGCTACAACGAACTCCTCTCAGGAGGTAACGGGTCGGAAAGAGGATACACAAGAGAGCTCATCATGCAAAACCAAGAGCGACTTCAGCACAAGTAATAGTGAccagttgttgttggaaaCATTCGGTAGCAAAAATGCGATGCTTAGCAATAGTGGTTTCTTGGCACAGCAAGTTACATTTCTTGTATGCCGATTGTTTTTGCCCGCATTGGACCTGGAAATGGAAGGCGTCGTAACGACGAAGAGGTTAAGAGCAGTGCAAGCAATGTCACAGCAATTCACGGAAGTTGTGCTGCGTGTGGCGAGGGAAGAGTTTGGTGTTCCATTTGATATTCGGTTGGACTCAGTTGTGGTGACGTTTCACACACCGTCAGGACCGAATTCTGTCAATTTGGTGAGACCACGTGATTGTGCCTTTCGTCTCGTGTCGGAACTTCAGAAGTTGGAGTCACAATGGGCCCGCACGTCCTCGTTGCCATTTGTTTGGGGAATAGCCATGCACCTTAGCCAACTATTGGTTGGCGTCATCCGCACGCCGTCTGGTCGCACATCATCCCTGTACGGTGAAGAAGTGAGGTTGGCATACCGCGTGACCGAACTTTGTCGCATTCTCGACTGTCCATTACTAATGTTGCAACCATGCTATGATGTTTTCCGCGTCTGTGTGACCGCAGTTCCCGTTGACGTGATACACCGAAGGACGTGTGGTGGAGATGTTCGGATATACTTATACGACCCCAAAGcaccaaaagaaagggaatgtGTGGGAAGTTCCCGTGAGCAGTATGCCCCCCTTATGGCGGCCTTTGGGCTAATGTGTGAGAAAAGGTTCAGCCAAGCATCCGAGCAGTTGGAGAAAGTCTTGGAGTTAGATCACAACGCCCCGCGGCTACACAGGCTTTGCAAGTACCTTGCGCAGGAGCATGAAGGGGAGAAGATGAACTCTTCTCTAAGTGACATTACCAGGTACGTGCGGGAGGGCCCACAGTGGTGTGCAGTGGATAGAGAGGCTAAGAAATTTATCCGAAAGAAGATTGAAAAGGCAGGAATGAGTATTGACATGAATGCCACTTCGCTTTCCGTATCGCAATACCCATTTAACGATGTGGTAGAACCGGGTTGTGCGCAGGGAATCAGTGAAGAGTATCGTTTGTTGCACCGGGTGGCAAATAGTTGCGCTATGATGGACTTGTCACGATTTGGGCAGTGTGAGTGCCACGTTTCCCCGCAGTATTATGCAGCACCAGGAAGTTTTCAACCGAATGAAATACAGTCGGAATGCGCATTGGTGACACTCCGTCAGAATACATTGATGAATAGCAGCATTACTCGTGATGTTTGCATCGTTACGCACCAGCGTAGCTCCTCCGCCTGCGGTGTGATGCCGGAGTGTAACTACAAGAGTGACCGAACCATTGCCGTCGTTGCGCCTCCCCATGGCGAAAATACAATTCAAAACGGTGACTGTTATAACAAAGCAGAAAGACTTGAGTTTGACATTTACGGGCCAGTGGGCGCAGGTTCTTTCGGCAGGGTTTATAGAGGACTCCATCCGGATGGCAATATTGTCGCTATAAAGGAATATCCGGTGCCAAGCATGGATGAAAACAATCCGGAAATTCAATCCACATTATCAGAGATTCGGATGTTATCGGCTTCCCACCACAAAAACATTGTTCGGTACGTCGATAGATGCTTTCAAAACGGTTGTTTGTATATCATCACTGAGTTTGTGTCTGGAGGGTCTCTCGCAGCACTCGTTGAAACATTCCACGGCCTCCCCTGTGACATTATCAGGCGCTATACCGGTGACATACTCCGTGGGCTTCAATATCTTCACGACCGCCAAATCGTACACCGGGACATATCTCCGAACAATGTGCTCGTTAGCATTGATGGAGTGTGTAAACTGAGTGATTTTGGTGGTGCCGTGGAGTGCGCGATGCAACCACCAACTTCTGAAGATAACGTTACACTCACCAGTGATGAAAAGAGCCCCACGAGGAAGCGTACGATGGTGCTCACCACTGAAAGTGATTACTGCTCTACCGGTTCCACGACGCTGAAAACGTGCTTCGGCACACCTGTGTGTATGTCACCAGAGGCTTGCATGGGTGTAGTGGATCCAAGGAACGATATTTGGGGACTGGGAATTAcactttgcttttgtgtTGCCTGCAGTTACCCGTGGTCACAGGAGGACACAGCCGATGTGCGTTCCTTCATTAGTAAACTACGCCGTGGGTGTATTAGCCCGGAGCCGCCTTTCGACTTAATGGACGTTCACTTTGCTGATTTTGTTCGGCAGTGCCTAAAGCGAGATGCGAAGGATCGCCCATCAGCATCTGAGCTTTTGTTCCATGACTTTATGGTAAACTAA
- a CDS encoding riboflavin kinase, putative, whose translation MRQTGSFQPFFLRGKVVHGKGRGGSQLGFPTANIGLDKDVMECLQPYKNLVVYGWGTVSQVPGKERESFGPYPFAASIGFNMQFDEKTLTVEPYFLHEFGWDFYGAVVKIIVLGEIRSMGSFHSLQALVDTIKSDVQFTRDMLQKPQLQEFSRHSLFESPSSTIPYFEDLPDE comes from the coding sequence aTGCGACAAACTGGAAGTTTTCAGCCGTTCTTCTTGCGTGGAAAAGTAGTGCATGGCAAAGGTCGGGGAGGTTCACAACTTGGTTTTCCAACCGCTAACATTGGTCTCGATAAAGATGTTATGGAGTGCTTGCAACCGTACAAAAACCTTGTGGTTTATGGATGGGGAACTGTTTCACAGGTCCCCGGAAAAGAGCGAGAGAGTTTCGGTCCTTATCCATTTGCCGCCTCTATAGGATTCAACATGCAATTTGATGAAAAAACACTTACCGTTGAGCCATATTTTTTGCATGAATTTGGTTGGGACTTCTACGGTGCCGTTGTGAAGATAATTGTGCTTGGGGAAATCCGAAGCATGGGTTCTTTTCATTCACTGCAGGCGCTAGTAGATACTATAAAAAGTGATGTCCAATTTACACGGGACATGTTGCAAAAACCGCAACTTCAAGAGTTCTCGCGTCACTCATTGTTTGAGTCACCCTCTTCCACCATTCCGTACTTCGAGGATCTACCCGATGAGTGA